GCGGGCATTCCTCCCCAACCTAAAGGATGGGGTCTCCTGCCCGAAAATTGATGAACACAGACAACCTTGAACGTATCAACTGTCCTATATGTGAACGCGATGAGACGGAGCTGCTCTTTAATAAGGATTCCCTATCGGTGGTTGTTTGTAAGCAGTGCCGATTGCGGTATGTCAATCCGCGAGTCGATCGTCAAACGCTTGAATCGGAGTATATTGAGACCTATTATCCACCTGATAAAGTGGATCGCATCCAGACAGACAGTATGGAATGGTTGCAGATGACGGAGCGTCTCACGGAATTAGAGAAGCGGCATCGGAACAAAGGACGACTGCTGGATGTCGGGTGTGGTATCGGTACCTTTCTTCACCTCGCGCGAGAACAGGGGTGGGAATCACACGGCGTTGAACCTTCCAAGAGCGGTAGTACTTTTGCAAAAGAAGAGCATAAACTGGATGTGCAGTGTGGAGACCTTTTTGATGCTGATTTTCCGTCCGCACATTTTGACGCAATCACGCTCTACCATGTGTTAGAACACATCTCTGAACTCAATCCGTTTCTCAGTGAGTTACGTCGGATTCTGAAACCTGCAGGAACTGAGGAAAAGGCGGGCACCTTGGTCATTGAAGTCCCGAACGGTGAGGGGCTGCAGAGCCGTCTCCAGAAAGCGGATTGGCCTTATGTCCATCCGCGGGATCATCTCTACTATTTCTCTGCGCACTCCTTGCCGAAATTGCTTCGGAAGCACGGTTTTCGTAACATCATGTTGGGGAAGCCGAAGCGCGTTAGTCCATCAGCAGGTATCAATTTCGTACTCCGTCAAGCGGCGACCGCTGCACTCGTCCGATTTCACTTAGGCACAGTGATTCGGGTGTATGCAAGTTAGTGGACGTGCGTTACGATGAAGGTGCTTGATAGGAGAACGTTTGGATGACATCGTTCATGAGAAGACGCTGTGCAATGGTCTCAAGGACTTCGGCGTTCAGGGAGCCTGTCAACCAGTATTTATGTCCCGTCCGGACAGCAGTAACGCTTGTGATGCCTAAGTCTTTGATGCCTTTGACAGTGCTATCGCCCACTGCGTCAGTGACACCGGGTTTGAATTGTACTTCAAGCGTCCAACCTGTTGCGGGGTCATCTTGAGCAGCAGAAGTGTATGCTTGTGTGATAGGATCGGCGAGGAGTTCAGCACCAATTCGGTCAATAGTTTGCGCATCGAGCGCGCCTTCGATCCAGTAAACCGTGGCTGTGCGGACAGAATCGATGCCACTGATGCCGAGATCGGCGATGTCTTCAAGAATGCCCTGCCCGACCGTGTCGGGGACTTCGGGTTTATAATAGACTTCAACTTTCCAGTTTTTCATAAAATAGAGATTCTTCTGTCTTTTGGATGATGTCAGCAGTTTAGGAGCGTGCTTGTAAACGTGTGAGTTGTTCTCTGAGTTGTTCTACTTCTTCTTCGGCTTTCTGTCGTGCGATGGTTTCTTGTTCCGCGCGCGCCTCTGCGGTGTTTGCCCGTGTACTTTCCTTCTGTCGTGCGATGGTTTCTTGTTCCGCGCGTGCCTCTGCGGCTTCCGCTGGGGTTTGGAGCCACTTCTGCCCAACTGGATTATAAACCGCTAAACGCCTCTCCCGTATATGGAAATCTAAACCGAGTACATCTGAATGGATACCGCCCTCAACACTGGGCGGAATCGGAGCATAGGCACCGTCTACCAACCGAAAACCCATCAAGGGCGAGGGAAGATAAAGTGCCTCGGCATCATAGAGGAGATAATTCGATACGCCGAGCGCAGCATAGAGGTCCATCTTGTCTGTTAGATCGTTTTGATAGGTGGTTTTGCTTGAAAACTCCATGACAAAGTCAGGGACTTTCCCCTCTTCCCATACCTTGTAAGTATGTCGATGCTTTTGACCGATGCCGAAGGCTACGAGGACATCCGGTGCGACGACCGCGCGCTGGTCGCCCTCGGTGTAATACGTGAGAATATCACCAGAGACATAGACATCGGGCATTTGGGAGAAGTGTGCCTTTAGGGTCTGCAAAAGCCAGATGAGGATTTCGAGGTGGAGGTCGCTGGCTGCCATAGGTTCACCGTCCGTTTCGGGGTAGAGGTCTGCCGTGTCTGTGGGTGCGTAAGGCATGTTGAGCCCGCTTTTGGAGGTATCCATGGGTGTTTCTCCTTTGCCGTGGGATGCGTGAAAAACAGGATTACGGATCTTGATAGGTATTATACTGTTGTTGGTAACAGGTTGTCAATGTCTTTTAAGGCTGTTTCAACTTCTGCAGGGAAGTATCCACATCACGGGATCTGCTAAAGTTGGTAGCATTATACCATAGTTTGATGGATTCGTCAAATTGAATGCCTCTGCCTGTAGTTCAGAAAGGGATTGCTTTTTTGTGGCAGATTTTGGTATAATACGAAACGCATAGATAGAAAAAGCGACGCAAGCTTTTATAAACTTATCTTCAAGTCCGAAACTGCTAATTGTCTTATTTCTAATCGGAAAACAAAAGATGTCAAAAAAACAGATAAATGTTTTGGTTTTCGGGGCACATCCCGATGATTGTGATATTAAAGCTGGCGGTGTCGCGGCTTTGTATGGGCAGCTGGGACACCGTGTTAAGTTTGTCTCTGTTACAAACGGCGATGCTGGGCACCACGAAATGGGTGGCGGTCCTTTAGCACAACGGCGATATGCCGAAGCACAAGCCGCCGCCGAAGTTATCGGAACCCTTGAATATGAACTGCTGGACAATCACGATGGCGAACTGATGCCGACGTTGGAAAACCGATATAAGGTTATTCGTACAATACGTGAATTCCGTCCAGATTTGATTATGACGCACCGCCCGAACGATTATCATCCCGACCATCGGTATACATCAACGTTGGTGCAAGATGCGGCGTATATGGTTACGGTGCCGAATATCTGCGCGCTCACGCCGCATCTGAGGAAAAATCCTGTTATTGTCTATTTGAGCGACGGTTTCATGAAACCCTATCCGTTCACGCCGGATGTTGTTGTCGGCATTGATGCTGTTGTTGAACAGAAGATTGATATGCTCCACTGCCACGTCTCGCAGTTTTACGAGTGGCTTCCTTACAACGGTGGCACATTAGACGCTGTTCCTACTGACGAATCGGCGCGGCGCGCATGGCTTGCCGAACGGTTGTTGAATCGTTTTAGCGATACTGCTGAAAAGTATCGAGATTTGTTGATAGCACTCTATGGCGAAGAAGCAGGCGCGCGGATCAAATATGCTGAGGCATTTGAGGGATGCGAATACGGAGCATCACTCACGGCAGAAAATATCCCAACCCTCTTCCCGTTTTTCACATAAGGAGTCCCGTATTAACGATATGCCAACAGAACAAGCCAGTGCCAGGACGCTTTTTGTTATTGTTAGTGTTATTGGTCTCATCTTTGCGATTGTTATGGTTATTCTTTTTTTTAATGCTGCGCCCGCCCGTTCTAACATTGAGGTGCATCGCGGTTCAGAGGAAGCGGCTGAGTGTTTGAAGTGCCACTTAAGAGGCGATGAGAAGTCGCCGACAATGCCACATCTCAATGTCGGTCGGTGTAACCTCTGCCATGGATTATCGAAGGAGAAAGCGGACGTTAAATAACGTGAGTTCGATAATAAAAGCAATGACAGACATGGAGGCTATAAAAATCAAAGGGCACCTGACTTATATCACGTTTGGAACGATCCTGATTTTGTGGCATTTCCTGTTTTCGGTAAACCTCTATGTCTACGCATCCGATGTTCCCTACATTGCTTTCAGTTCCAACCGAGATGGAGATTATGACATCTACATCATGGATATAAAAGGAAAGAATCTCCAGAACTTAACAAACAGCCCAACGCATGAGTTTAAACCAGCGTTTTCACCGGACGGACAGCGGATGGCTTATGTTTCCTCTCGGCATGATGGCTATAGCGAAATCTATGTGATGAATCTCAGGACAAAGGTATCCTACCGCTTGACGCACCATCCGAGGCATGACAATAATCCCGCATGGTCCCCAGATGGGCGATGGATCGCGTTTGACTCTAATAGAGAAGCGACGTATCACATCTATAAAATCCAACCTGATGGCAAGAATCTACAACAACTGACGCACGGGGTGGTGGATAGAAACTACAACGCGGCTTGGTCCCCTGATAGCCGATCAATCGCTTTTGCTTCTTCCAGAGAGGTTCCTGGCATCTATATCATGGATGCGGATGGCGGAAATCCGAGACGACTCCCAAACCAACCGCAACGGGGACACATGCCCTCATGGTCGCCGGATGGCAAACAGATCGCTTTTAGTGATAGGATGTTAGGAGGACATCGGGATCCCCTTTTAGGAGGAGGTCAGGATATCTACACACTAAACGTAGACGGGAGTCAGCTCAGGCGGCGGACACGCCATCCATCTATGGACATATTTCCGGATTGGAGTCCTGACGGACGATCAATTGTTTACTATTCCAGGTGGAATCAAAAATATGACATTTATCTTATAGAAGGTGGGCTTGGGCGACATGGCGGTCGATTGACGCGCCATCCGGCAGATGATAAGTATCCAACGTGGATGCCTGCGGGTTCTCTCCCTGTTTCACCGGCTGCTGAGACACAAACGACACTCTGGGGTAGGTTGAAGCAGTCTGTCCAGGACTAAACGAAGCGCGTCTAATGTCACAACACGGTTGGTTCCTGTTCTCCAATCTACTTCGGATTAGACGATACGCTATAGAACATCTATAGATCAGAGCGCAGCTTTGATTCCAACCCAAGTGATACTGTCTTCTGTTTCGCTGATAACCTCAAGGATTTCAAACCGATTCGCCTCTAAAGCCGATTGAATCTGCGCAAGTTCGGTCTCCAAAATCCCAGAAAAAATGACGATGCCTTCGGGATGCAACCGCGGTGCACAGTGCGGAATGATTGGAAGAATCGCCTTTGTTAAGATATTTCCAATAATAAGATGGTATTTGCTTCCCATTCCCTTGAGTCCATCACCTTGAGACAAGTACACCTGTGATGCAACACCATTCGCCTGAAAGTTTTCTGATGCAACAGGAATTGCTGTCGGATCGAGTTCGATAGCGTCAGCGTGTTTCGCGCCTAACTTGACAGCAGCGATCGTTAGGATACCGGAACCTGTCCCGATGTCGGCGATATTGTGGTGCGGTTCGACGGTGGGTTCTAATAGTTCGAGAGAGAGTCGCGTCGTTGGGTGGTACCCCGTGCCGAATGCCATGCCCGGGTCGAGTTGAATCAGGATGTCTGTTTCATTGGGCTGAGTATCGTGCCACGTCGGTGTGATGAGAATCCGTTTTCCGACACGCTGCGGTGGAAAGGCGGCTTTCCAGGTTTCTTCCCATTTTTCAGATTTGACATGTTGTAAGTCAATCGTGGCGGGATGTGGTTCGATGCCCCACGTTGGAAGTTCTGTAAGAAGGTCGCGGAGCCTCTGCATCCGCGCCCCGACTCTGTCATCTAAAGGGTAGTGCGCGATGAGGTTTATTGTGGACGCGGTGCTGTCCTGGAGTTCAACACCGGTTGCGTTCATTTCAAAGAGACAGTGTGCGACGGCTTCGGATGCCTCTTGAGAGGTCGTTACTGTAATTTTTGCCCAGTTCATTTTTTCGCACCTACGCGCTCACGCGTTCTTGGAAAACTGAACGGCACTTTCTATTGGTCTTCTTCGTCTTCGTGTCTACCCAGCAATTTATCCCAGAATCCACCGTGTTCGTGCTGATAGGATTCTCCGCGCAATTTTGCAAATTCTTCTAACACCCTTCGCTCCTCGGCGTTGAGGTGTTCTGGCGTTTCAATCTCCATTCTCACAACCAGATCGCCTGAGTAGGAGCGTTTGTAATGTGGAACCCCTTTGTTGGGGATACGGAGTTGTGCGCCGTACTGTGTACCGGGTGGAATATCTAATTCTTCCTCTCCATCTATGCTCTCAACTGTAATTTTCCCTCCAAGGGCGGCTTGGATGAATGAGATTCTGGCTGATGTAATCAGATCGTTTCGATCGCGTTGGAAACGCTGGTGTGGTAAGACATTGATAACGACAAATAGATCGCCCGAAGGCGCGCCGTGTATCCCTGCTTCGCCTTCACCTCGCAATTGATATTTGAAGCCGGTGTCAACACCTTTCTCAACGTTCAACTTAATGTCGCGCGTATTTCGGACAGCACCTCTCCCACCACAAGACTGACAGGGTTCTTGAATAATTTCACCTTCGCCACGGCATCTTGGGCAGGTGCGGGACATTGTGAAAAAACCTTGGGACTGGCTGACTTGCCCTCTGCCGTGACATTGTGGACACGTTACAACATTCGTTCCCCGTCTTGCCCCACTGCCTCCACATTCAGGACACGATTCAATTCGTGGTACCTGAAGTGTGACCTGTTTGCCATGGATGACATCCTCCAGCGAGACTTCTAAGTTGTATTGCAAGCTGCGTCCACGCTTGGGGGCGCGTCGGCTGCCGCCGAATCCACCTAAGAGGTCGCCAAAGACATCCCCGAAAATGTCATCAAGATTTACGCTAAAGCCTCCGAAGTCGGTCCCCAGATCATCAAGTCCTGCGTGACCGAACCTATCGTAACGTCCCCGTTTTTCAGGATCACGTAGTACCTCATAAGCCTCTGTAGCTTCCTTGAATTTGTCCTCGGCTTCTTTGTCGCCAGGATTTTTGTCGGGGTGGAATTGAATAGCGAGTTTACGGTAAGCCTTTTTTATTTCGTCTTCGTCGGCATCACGGTTCACATTCAGAATCTCATAATAGTCGCGTTTTTGTCTCATAGACTTCCCTTCCTATGCCTCTTCAACAGCGTCGGTGGTCTCCGTATCGTCTGATGCGTCGTTTGGTTCCTCTTCTTCTTTTTCAGCCGGTCCCTGCGAGACCACAACTTGTGAGGCGCGTAGGACACGGGTATGTAACATATAGCCACGCCGAAATTCCTCAATTATTTGCCCCTCTGGTACATCGTCCGATGGCGTGACGAGGAGTGCTTCGTGCTGATTCGGATCGAATGCTTCACCAACCGCTTCAATTGGCTCAAGCCCGTGGATTTTGAGCGCGTCCAATAATTGTTTGTGAACGAGTTCTACACCTTCGTTGAAACTTGTAAACTCTGGCGAGGCATCGTCTGTCTCAACTTTCTCGGCGGCACTTTTAATTGCGGCTTCGAGGCTGTCCAGCACCGGGACCATTCCTTCAAGAATCCCTTCGTTAGCGAACTTAAGTTGTCGCTGGTAGTCGGCCAGCAAGCGTTTTTTGGTATTTTCAGCTTCTGCCGCTGTGCGTAGGAGTCGGTCGCGTTCCTCTTTGTATTCCTCATGCACCTGTTGTACAGCAGTATCTACCTCTTTTTCGATTTCTGTTAGCAACAGATCCTCGCGTTCCGATTCGTATTGCTCCCGTACTCTTTGGACGATAACTTCTACCTCTTTTTTAACGTCCGATTTGAGGTTCGCAGCGGTTTTTTCAACCCGCGAAACGCGTTCTTCTATCTCTTTCTTAACTTCCGATTTAACGGTGTCAAGTGCCCCTTCTGCCATTTCTCGCATGCGGGTGGCAATCGTTTTTTCTTTATTGTCGGTGGTCTCGTTATCGGTAGATGCTTCTGTATCATCAGTAGACACTTCTTCTACTTCTGCTTTTATGTGTATCTCTTTAACTTCAGACATGATGAAATCCTCGTATCTTTTGGTAAGTGTGCGTTTGTATAAAGATTAAAAACTTAGACAAGAGACTGCGTTTGTTTACCCGTGAACGGCGTTAGCGAACGCCTCCATGAGTTCAAAGGATCCGTTTTGTTCAAGGATATTACCTGTGACGATGAAATCGGCACCCGCTTCTACTTTTTCCGCGGCGATTTCCGGTGTGCGGATGCCTCCACCGACGATTAGTGGAATGCTAATTTGTTCCTTCACCGCCGCTATCATTCCATCTGGGACAGGGTGTTTCGCGCCACTTCCCGCCTCCAAATATACCATCTGCATACCGAGGTACTGCGCCGCCAATGCATGCGGTCCCGCGATGTCTGGTTTATCACGTGGGATAGGCATCGTGCCGCTCATAAATTCAACAGCGGTTTTGTTGCCGCCCTCAATAAGCATGTAGCCGGTAGGGATGGGTTTGAGTGCGTAACGTTGTATCCACGGTGCGGCTTTGACCTGTTCGCTAATGAGATAATTCGGGTTGCGCCCACTTATAAGACTGATGTATAGAATCGCATCAGCATGGGGTGTGAGGTGCATCGAATCACCGGGAAACAGAACGAGTGGGAGTTTGATTTCCTGCTTGAGGGCTTTCGCAATAGGGTGCAAATCGCTCGTTAAGAAACTGCCGCCGAGCAAAATTGCATCTGCGCCTGCCTGTTCAATTTCCCTTGCAAGTTTGACGCATTTTTCAACTTCGCACTGCTCTGGATCGATCAGAACGAAATAGCCAGCACGGTGTTTTTTCAGTACCTCGTGGAAGTAGTCAAGAACCCAATTTGATCTCAAATGCAATTTTCCTTTTTTCCCTGCGTTAAACCTCGGTTTGCAAGCTATGTTCTTTCTGGAGTTGGGAGCGTAATGAATCATCTCTTATGTTAAGAATTTTAACACATCTATGGCAATTTGTCAAATTCTGTGTTGTCGCATTAATTCATAAAGTAAAACGCCCGCCGCGACCCCGACATTGAGTGACGATTGTCCGGGTGCCATTGGAATACGGACTAATTCTGTGCAGCGTTGACGGGTTTCAACAGAAAGACCGGTGTTCTCATTACCCACAACGATTGCAGTGGGTAACGAAAATTCTATCTCATACAACAGGTTTTTGGCGCTTGCCGTGGCACCTAATACGGACCAACCTACCGAATGGAGTGCTTGAATTACACTAACGGTGTCTGGTGTATAAAATAGGGGTAAACGTCCAACTGCGCCGCGAGAGGCGCGGATGCAGTTTTTATGAAAGGGGTTCGCACCTTCCCCGCTTAACAGAACAGCGGATACACCAGCCGCGTCTGCTGTTCGTAGTGTCATCCCAAGATTGTCAGGGTTTCCGATATTCTCTGCGATGAGTAACAGACATTTCGGACTGAAGTGAAAGTTAAGGTCTCCTGATTCTGAGAGGAAGTTGGGATAGTTAAGATGAACGGAAGCGATTATTGATGGCACAGGTCTTGTTGTTGTGACCGAACCCATCACGCCGTTGCTTACCTGATAAAAGGATAGGTTTTCTGTTGCTGCGCGCTTGAGAAGATCCTTCCCTTCCGATGTCGTAACAAATTCGGTGGTGTAAAGAAGCATTTGGATTGGAAGCCCACCTTCCACGGCTCGCTTCACTGTTAGATGTCCTTCAATGACGAATTGCGCGTGGTCAAGTTTGCCTTTCAGTGAGGCTAACTTGCGAAGGTGCGAAACGACTGTATCTTTCCGTTTTGAGACAGCGCGTTGTTCCGATCCTCTGCTGCTGCCTCGTTTGACACCTCGATAAAAAGAGCCGGTACTGTTCTGAACCGTTTCCCCATCTAAAAGGTCCTGGAGTCTATCTGCTATCCATTTTTCTCTGAGAGGGAACAGACCTGTGCGACCTCGTGGAAAAGCCATCAGGAGTTCTCTTAAACCGCGTTCGGTTGTCGCCCTGAGATGAACTTGGTAATCGCCGTTGGGTGTATCCTTCGGTTCCATGAGCATAACCCCGTCAAGCTGCTGCCAGCCTGTAACAAATATCTCATAGGCAGGATGCCATTTGCCTGTTTCCTGGAAGGCATGATATGCCTGCTTGAAACGTGACACCACGTTTGCATTCAGGTTCTCTCTTTCCAAGAAATCAACGACCTTATCGTAGTCTATCATAGAAACGTTCCAATGTAGATTGCGCCGAGTCCGACGAATATATCCCATTTCATCCAGCGTTGGATGAACGCGCAACTTTCTCTGGATACATCTCGCCATAGACGAATTGCCAACCCGATGAGCACCAGATCGACACCCAGCACAACGACAATCAGGTAGTGCCATGAATACCACCCGAATAGATACGGAATGGGGCTAAACAGGATAACCAGTGCCATAAAGCTGATTGCTATCCACGCGGCAATCCGTGGATTGAGGGTCGCAAGTGTTTTCACGTTGTTTTTTAGATCGCCTTCTGTATCCTCAAGGTCTTTGACAATCTCCCGTGCCATTGTGAACAGGAAAGCGAAGATCGCTGGAATTAGCGTGCCTTGGACTGAGTCTATTGCTACGCCGCCAGCAATGAAGGTTAAACCTGTTAATCCGCTGACAACTAAATTACCGACGAAAGGCGTACGTTTCAACCAGAAAGCATAACTCACAAGTGCAACAAACACGAGGATTGCGATGCCTGTTGCGTTTTTGTTAATCAGTGCTCCTAACCAGATACCGATAACGATAAGGACAATAGCGAAAATCAATGCATCAGCGCGCCGAATTCGCCCAGAAGGTAGTGGTCGCTGTGGACGATTGATCCGGTCAATGTTGTAATCACAATAATCATTTATGGCGTTCCCAGCAGAAAGCAAGACGAGCGCAGAGACCGAAACCAATAGGAGTCGGATATCCACAAGGTTTTCTATCCTTCCTTGACTAGCGAACATCCCGCCAAGCCATGCAGAGATAAAAGCGATAATTCCGTTAAGTGGACGTGTGAGTTCGAGATATGCAATCAACGTCTTCATTTTTTCAGAGCCTCGATCCGATAAATGAAAAATTTGTTAGGGGTAGCGGATATCGAAGCGCGCCCTATAATACCAACGGACAGAGAATAATATCGCAACAAACCAGAGTAGATACAGTGGAAATAACAAACTTGCACACAGACTTAGGGTTAGAATTCCGATGCGTGTTCCCCAAATAATGACGTTCTGCTTCGGACGAAAATTCATATAGATAAAGATTGGTAGGCAAACGATACTTGCCGTGCCAGCAATCCAGTCCTTGAAGAATATAGCACTACCGATAGCGACGAGTAATAAGACTAAACTTAACCGACATGCCCATTTTGTTCCAAGCCATACTCCTGTTGTGTAATCTCCGCCCTGTTTGTCCCCTGCTAAATCGGGGAGCGTTGTATTGACGAAGGCTGCAGCGACACAGAACAGATATGGGAGGCTTCGCCAGATCGCTTCGGTGTCAATCGGTGTAATTGTTACCCAACCTACGAGAAAGGCGAGACCTCCATAACCGAGCGCGTTGGCGCACAGATCAAGAATGGGTTTTCCTTTCAGACGAAAAGGGCGGACAGAGTAGGCAAATCCGAGTATGATTGATAGCGAAATGAGGGTAAGATAGGTGAGATTGTTGGGAAAAACGAGCAGACTCAGGAGAATTGAGAGCGTTATCAGGACACCAATTTGCCATTTAATCACCTTGAGTTTAACATAACCTTTCGCAACGAGATATAACTTGTTATTAACTGCATCTGTCTCACGATCTGTTATCTGATTGACGATGTAAACAGCTCCAATAAGGAGCGTGTAGAGACAGAGCGTTGCCCACAACCTTATGGGTTGAGATGGTGTCGGTGCTTCTGGCATCGTACTTCCGTGATGATAGCCTAAGAGGACGAGTGTCCAGATCGGAAAGAGGAGCGTCGGTCGTAAAACTGCCACATAGTCAAGGAATTGAAGCATCTGGTTTCTAATAGTGTGTCTACGATTCATCCTCCAATTTTTGGAGTTTCTCTTCTAACTCCGCGACCCGTTTTTGAAGTTTCGTGAATTCAGGGAGCAATTCCGGCAATTTCCGGGTTGCAGCGTGGATTCGCAGTTCCTGCTTATGGGGGCGCGCAGGGAATCCAGACAGATGGCTTCCAGCGGGCATATCTTTTGTAACTGCGGATTTCGCGTAGACAACGCTATCTTCGCCGAGTGTCAGATGTCCGGCTGCACCGCCGTGCCCCGCAATATTGACTCGGTCACCGAGCGTTGTGCTGCCGGCAATACCGACTTGTGCGGCAAGGCAGCAATCTTCGCCAATTTCAACGTTGTGTGCGATTTGAACGAGATTATCCAATTTGGTGCCGCGTTTGATAAGCGTTTCGGAGAGCGTTGCTCTATCAATGGTCGTATTCGCGCCGATTTCAACGTCGTCCTCAATGACGACGGTACCGATCTGTGGGATTTTATGGTGTCGGTTGCTAACGGGTGCGAATCCGAAACCGTCGCTTCCAATAACAGCACCGCAGTGTATGATCACCCGATCACCGATAGTTATCTCTTCTCGGATACTGACGTGTGGATAGATGAGTCCATCAGCACCGATCTTACTGCCTTCGCCGATGTAGACAAAGGGTTGGATAACAGTATCATCACCAATTTCAACATTGTCGCCGATGTAAGCGAACGCTTGGATTGAGACGCGCTCACCGAGTTTAACGTTCTCTCCCAAAATTGCGGTCTCATGAATTCCGGGAAGTGCTTGATGGTTTTTGTCCCATGCGAACATTTCCAGAACTTTAACGAAAGCCCAATAAGGATTTTCAACGCGAATCGTTGGCTTTCCGTTTCCCTTAACACCGTGGCCAATAATAATTGCACCGGCTTGCGTTGTTGCTATAGCAGCGATGTATTTGGGATTCGCAACAAAGGTAATTTGAGTCGGGAGTGCCTCTTTGATTCCGGAAACCCCTGTAATCTCAATATCACCATCCCCAGAAAGATCGCCATTCAAGCGTTCACAAATTTCTTTGAGT
The nucleotide sequence above comes from Candidatus Poribacteria bacterium. Encoded proteins:
- the dnaJ gene encoding molecular chaperone DnaJ — translated: MRQKRDYYEILNVNRDADEDEIKKAYRKLAIQFHPDKNPGDKEAEDKFKEATEAYEVLRDPEKRGRYDRFGHAGLDDLGTDFGGFSVNLDDIFGDVFGDLLGGFGGSRRAPKRGRSLQYNLEVSLEDVIHGKQVTLQVPRIESCPECGGSGARRGTNVVTCPQCHGRGQVSQSQGFFTMSRTCPRCRGEGEIIQEPCQSCGGRGAVRNTRDIKLNVEKGVDTGFKYQLRGEGEAGIHGAPSGDLFVVINVLPHQRFQRDRNDLITSARISFIQAALGGKITVESIDGEEELDIPPGTQYGAQLRIPNKGVPHYKRSYSGDLVVRMEIETPEHLNAEERRVLEEFAKLRGESYQHEHGGFWDKLLGRHEDEEDQ
- a CDS encoding methyltransferase domain-containing protein — protein: MNTDNLERINCPICERDETELLFNKDSLSVVVCKQCRLRYVNPRVDRQTLESEYIETYYPPDKVDRIQTDSMEWLQMTERLTELEKRHRNKGRLLDVGCGIGTFLHLAREQGWESHGVEPSKSGSTFAKEEHKLDVQCGDLFDADFPSAHFDAITLYHVLEHISELNPFLSELRRILKPAGTEEKAGTLVIEVPNGEGLQSRLQKADWPYVHPRDHLYYFSAHSLPKLLRKHGFRNIMLGKPKRVSPSAGINFVLRQAATAALVRFHLGTVIRVYAS
- a CDS encoding phosphoribosylformylglycinamidine synthase subunit PurS; translation: MKNWKVEVYYKPEVPDTVGQGILEDIADLGISGIDSVRTATVYWIEGALDAQTIDRIGAELLADPITQAYTSAAQDDPATGWTLEVQFKPGVTDAVGDSTVKGIKDLGITSVTAVRTGHKYWLTGSLNAEVLETIAQRLLMNDVIQTFSYQAPSS
- a CDS encoding nucleotide exchange factor GrpE; the protein is MSEVKEIHIKAEVEEVSTDDTEASTDNETTDNKEKTIATRMREMAEGALDTVKSEVKKEIEERVSRVEKTAANLKSDVKKEVEVIVQRVREQYESEREDLLLTEIEKEVDTAVQQVHEEYKEERDRLLRTAAEAENTKKRLLADYQRQLKFANEGILEGMVPVLDSLEAAIKSAAEKVETDDASPEFTSFNEGVELVHKQLLDALKIHGLEPIEAVGEAFDPNQHEALLVTPSDDVPEGQIIEEFRRGYMLHTRVLRASQVVVSQGPAEKEEEEPNDASDDTETTDAVEEA
- a CDS encoding geranylgeranylglyceryl/heptaprenylglyceryl phosphate synthase, coding for MRSNWVLDYFHEVLKKHRAGYFVLIDPEQCEVEKCVKLAREIEQAGADAILLGGSFLTSDLHPIAKALKQEIKLPLVLFPGDSMHLTPHADAILYISLISGRNPNYLISEQVKAAPWIQRYALKPIPTGYMLIEGGNKTAVEFMSGTMPIPRDKPDIAGPHALAAQYLGMQMVYLEAGSGAKHPVPDGMIAAVKEQISIPLIVGGGIRTPEIAAEKVEAGADFIVTGNILEQNGSFELMEAFANAVHG
- the prmA gene encoding 50S ribosomal protein L11 methyltransferase — protein: MNWAKITVTTSQEASEAVAHCLFEMNATGVELQDSTASTINLIAHYPLDDRVGARMQRLRDLLTELPTWGIEPHPATIDLQHVKSEKWEETWKAAFPPQRVGKRILITPTWHDTQPNETDILIQLDPGMAFGTGYHPTTRLSLELLEPTVEPHHNIADIGTGSGILTIAAVKLGAKHADAIELDPTAIPVASENFQANGVASQVYLSQGDGLKGMGSKYHLIIGNILTKAILPIIPHCAPRLHPEGIVIFSGILETELAQIQSALEANRFEILEVISETEDSITWVGIKAAL
- a CDS encoding DPP IV N-terminal domain-containing protein yields the protein MSSIIKAMTDMEAIKIKGHLTYITFGTILILWHFLFSVNLYVYASDVPYIAFSSNRDGDYDIYIMDIKGKNLQNLTNSPTHEFKPAFSPDGQRMAYVSSRHDGYSEIYVMNLRTKVSYRLTHHPRHDNNPAWSPDGRWIAFDSNREATYHIYKIQPDGKNLQQLTHGVVDRNYNAAWSPDSRSIAFASSREVPGIYIMDADGGNPRRLPNQPQRGHMPSWSPDGKQIAFSDRMLGGHRDPLLGGGQDIYTLNVDGSQLRRRTRHPSMDIFPDWSPDGRSIVYYSRWNQKYDIYLIEGGLGRHGGRLTRHPADDKYPTWMPAGSLPVSPAAETQTTLWGRLKQSVQD
- a CDS encoding PIG-L family deacetylase, with the translated sequence MSKKQINVLVFGAHPDDCDIKAGGVAALYGQLGHRVKFVSVTNGDAGHHEMGGGPLAQRRYAEAQAAAEVIGTLEYELLDNHDGELMPTLENRYKVIRTIREFRPDLIMTHRPNDYHPDHRYTSTLVQDAAYMVTVPNICALTPHLRKNPVIVYLSDGFMKPYPFTPDVVVGIDAVVEQKIDMLHCHVSQFYEWLPYNGGTLDAVPTDESARRAWLAERLLNRFSDTAEKYRDLLIALYGEEAGARIKYAEAFEGCEYGASLTAENIPTLFPFFT
- a CDS encoding Uma2 family endonuclease; translated protein: MDTSKSGLNMPYAPTDTADLYPETDGEPMAASDLHLEILIWLLQTLKAHFSQMPDVYVSGDILTYYTEGDQRAVVAPDVLVAFGIGQKHRHTYKVWEEGKVPDFVMEFSSKTTYQNDLTDKMDLYAALGVSNYLLYDAEALYLPSPLMGFRLVDGAYAPIPPSVEGGIHSDVLGLDFHIRERRLAVYNPVGQKWLQTPAEAAEARAEQETIARQKESTRANTAEARAEQETIARQKAEEEVEQLREQLTRLQARS